The following nucleotide sequence is from Hirundo rustica isolate bHirRus1 chromosome 24, bHirRus1.pri.v3, whole genome shotgun sequence.
CTATCCTCTGGATTGAAGGACGACCAGCATCTGCTCTGCAGGCACTTTTGGGGAGTTCTTGCTCGTGgcattctgaaagaaaatcccCAGGTGTTTCCCTGTCCAGAATTCCCAGTACTTTGGCCATAATGACTTTAGCTGTGCTGTATCGAAGATGCCAACGTAGAGATAGCTTGGCACCCACAGTGCTCCCATATTTGCCCTTGAATGTGGAAAAATCCCATCTGTCCTTGTGACACAGACACCTGAGCTCTTTGAGGAAGGAGCCTGGGCTTTTTCTGCCCCAACTCAGTGATGTGGTGTGTCCTGAAAGGGCAGGtgggagagctggcagctgctggaggctgctgagcCAGCCAGCAGCGGGGCCTGGCCACGAGGCAGGTGAGTGTGGCTGCTGAGGGTGTGAtcatgtcttggtttggaaagacaggtgtctgatAAGGAAGGCaaggagcctcccttggaatggagaatgtaaaccccatccctctgaattattataattttgaaattaagagactttcaggcagagatatgggaatgggaataacagttctttactatgaaaattaaaataaaaatcattagtataaaaccaacaaacaataaaaacagaacaaaagaaacccCACTGATAGAGTCGGAttacaacctgacaccctgttggtcagggtgaCCAATTAAAAcatggctgcagtcctcctgcagtgataGACATGgttctgttgaagcaatgatcctgGAGAAGGGTGTAGATCTCCTCTGAAGgcccagtggtggtgagatgggtctgatcttcctctggcaatcccgtgcacacaggctgtgctggtgttctgagtcccaggttttatccagctgggaatgctgcgctcctcccctgggtggagcatctcccagtggatgatggaattgtctcagccatgcagcaagcctggatggcccatgaacagcagagatccctgcagggaggatgggtcctggaagagataaagaacactgccacacctggtttaacagctggtaATAGAATACAGACTTTTgattacatcttgcattgcaacctaaGACAGATAAAACATGAGGTCCTGGCTTGGTGGCCCCCACCATAGGCCCAAGAACACCTCTGCAGACAAATTTAGGGAATGGGCAGCTGTTTCGGCCAAGGGACTGCTTCTGCTTTTACTCCTCTGCAGCCAAGACACAGGCCCTGGCCAAAAAGGTTGCTGCAAAACTCACTAGAGATCTGACTCCTGGGAACATGCTGTCACCATATGGTCTCCACATTAATAACACCAAACAAGTGCTTCATAAACAGTGCTCTAACAACAAATACCAGAGGAATTAATAATAATCTAGCTATTATTTTCTAATGTTCTCGCTTTATTAAGAACACTGATGCTGTCTGAATGAGCTCTTCCGGAAGAACAACATCTGGCACTCACATGAATACCGGATGAAATCCGTAGGATCCCCAGTGTCTGACAAATTTATGGCCAGAACGGCAGCAGTTTGTGCCCACCTGGCTGGCAGTAACAGCGCCCTTCTCTCTCGTTCTAGGTCATAGCGTAATGCCCATGCTGTTCCACACTCTGACTGCAGTAACAGTGCCCTTCTCTCTCGTTCTAGGTCATAGTGTAATGCCCATGCTGTTCTACACTCTGACTGCAGTAACAGTGCCTTTCTCTCTCGTTCTAGGTCATAGCGTAATGCCCATGCTGTTCTACACTCTGACTGTAGCTTTTTTGATCGGCACACAGGCGGCTCCCAAGTCAGAGGACAATGCTCCACTGGAGTATCCTGCGGAACACTCCCTGCTCAGTACCCGGAGCGACCGACACCGCATTGCCCAGGCGGCTCCGCACACATCCCACGGCCACGCCACGTGGAGCCTCGGCAGGAGAGAAGCTGTAAACATCACCGTGGACCCCAAAATTTTTCGGAAGCGGCGTTTCCGGTCTCCCCGCGTGCTGTTCAGCACGCAACCCCCGCCGgtggccgggcagggccggaaTTTGGGATTTCTCAGCGGCGCGGGGGCTCTCAACAGgactgccaggagcaggaggagcacgCACCCCGTGCTGCACCGCGGGGAGTTCTCGGTATGCGACAGCGTCAGCATGTGGGTCGGGGACAAAACCACGGCCACCGACATCAAGGGCAAGGAGGTGACGGTGCTGGGCGAGGTCAACATCAACAACAACGTCTTTAAGCAGTACTTTTTCGAGACCAAGTGCAGGGACCCCAAGCCGGTGTCGGGCGGGTGCCGCGGCATCGACGCCAAGCACTGGAACTCGTACTGCACCACCACCCACACCTTCGTCAAGGCCCTGACCATGGAGGGCAAGCAGGCGGCCTGGAGGTTCATCCGCATCGACACCGCCTGCGTCTGCGTGCTCAGCAGGAAGGCGGCCAGGCCCTGAGCCCGCGCCCTCCGACCCCCCTACCTCAGcctgta
It contains:
- the NGF gene encoding beta-nerve growth factor isoform X2, producing MPMLFYTLTVAFLIGTQAAPKSEDNAPLEYPAEHSLLSTRSDRHRIAQAAPHTSHGHATWSLGRREAVNITVDPKIFRKRRFRSPRVLFSTQPPPVAGQGRNLGFLSGAGALNRTARSRRSTHPVLHRGEFSVCDSVSMWVGDKTTATDIKGKEVTVLGEVNINNNVFKQYFFETKCRDPKPVSGGCRGIDAKHWNSYCTTTHTFVKALTMEGKQAAWRFIRIDTACVCVLSRKAARP
- the NGF gene encoding beta-nerve growth factor isoform X1, with protein sequence MRLRRQRACEWLCGLATGAEDRGATESRAAWTPLGQRRAPGQQRSGSEAAPKSEDNAPLEYPAEHSLLSTRSDRHRIAQAAPHTSHGHATWSLGRREAVNITVDPKIFRKRRFRSPRVLFSTQPPPVAGQGRNLGFLSGAGALNRTARSRRSTHPVLHRGEFSVCDSVSMWVGDKTTATDIKGKEVTVLGEVNINNNVFKQYFFETKCRDPKPVSGGCRGIDAKHWNSYCTTTHTFVKALTMEGKQAAWRFIRIDTACVCVLSRKAARP